From the genome of Eublepharis macularius isolate TG4126 chromosome 12, MPM_Emac_v1.0, whole genome shotgun sequence, one region includes:
- the LOC129339901 gene encoding olfactory receptor 49-like: MKYNETTVREFVLQGFTDVRMLQLLFFSLLFFSYLLTIIGNAAIITIAHIDHRLQTPMYFFLWNLSLLEIGFSTAIVPKTLNQLATGNKKISYIGCMLQSFWYFQLGTSDFFLLAIMSFDRYVAICNPLHYPTIMNNRICTSLVLCSWLGSFLLIIGPSMLFVQYPICGSNVLNHFFCDNTPLIKILCGDTRLLQFLGFVSAVFSLLGSLSITIVSYTNIVKTILRIPSSTGRQKAFSTCASHFIVVSVAYGSCIFLYIKPKQNSNVELDKMVAILNTMVSPLLNPFIYCLRNKQVQEAWRDALVKFTAVIKGTGKP; the protein is encoded by the coding sequence ATGAAATACAATGAAACCACAGTGCGTGAGTTCGTTCTTCAGGGATTCACAGATGTTCGTATGCTGCAGCTGTTGTTCTTCAGCCTCCTCTTCTTCTCCTACCTGCTGACAATCATCGGAAATGCTGCAATCATCACCATTGCTCATATTGATCACCGACTACagaccccaatgtattttttcctttggaaTTTGTCTCTCCTGGAGATCGGCTTCAGCACCGCCATTGTTCCCAAAACTTTGAACCAGCTGGCGACAGGAAATAAAAAGATTTCCTATATTGGGTGCATGCTCCAGTCATTCTGGTACTTCCAACTAGGCACCTCCGACTTCTTCCTCTTAGCTATTATGTCCTTTGATCGATACGTGGCCATTTGTAACCCCTTGCACTATCCAACCATCATGAATAATCGGATTTGCACCTCCCTGGTTCTGTGTTCTTGGCTTGGCAGTTTTCTTCTGATTATTGGTCCATCAATGCTTTTTGTACAGTACCCAATCTGTGGTTCAAATGTTCTTAACCATTTTTTCTGTGACAACACACCTTTGATTAAAATCCTGTGTGGTGACACACGGCTGCTACAGTTCCTTGGATTCGTTTCAGCTGTGTTTTCCTTGCTGGGCAGTTTGAGCATTACAATTGTGTCCTACACCAATATCGTCAAAACCATCTTACGCATCCCCTCTAGTACAGGGAGGCAAAAGGCCTTTTCTACATGTGCCTCTCACTTCATTGTGGTGTCCGTTGCTTACGGGAGCTGCATCTTCCTGTATATCAAACCAAAACAGAACAGTAATGTAGAACTTGACAAAATGGTGGCCATTCTCAACACGATGGTATCCCCTTTGCTCAACCCTTTCATATACTGCTTGAGGAACAAACAGGTCCAGGAGGCCTGGAGAGATGCCTTAGTAAAATTCACTGCAgtcattaaagggacaggaaaaCCCTGA